Below is a genomic region from Verrucomicrobiota bacterium.
GGGCGAGTGGACGTCCAGTCGTTAAATTAAGAGTAGCCATGACCTGATTCACTTTGCTTATCACTACGTTGTCTGATTTTCTTCTTATAGTAAATCTAATGTAGAAACGGATGCGCTGCATCTCGGTTATCTCAGCATGAATTTCTAGAACGTCTCCAAGCTTGGCAGGAATTAAGTAATCAATTTCTGTTCGCACAACCACTGGGCAGCCTTTTCCCTCATCTTGCATTTCCTTGAGTGACCAGTTCAAAGAT
It encodes:
- a CDS encoding thioesterase family protein translates to MSAELPLKPQITVPIEVFFFDTDAGGVVHNVAYLRMVEVARSKLAESLNWSLKEMQDEGKGCPVVVRTEIDYLIPAKLGDVLEIHAEITEMQRIRFYIRFTIRRKSDNVVISKVNQVMATLNLTTGRPLALREDWVEQWPDLCPR